Proteins encoded together in one Deinococcus irradiatisoli window:
- a CDS encoding class I SAM-dependent methyltransferase, which produces MDALGERDALLSRRCGQLWPYQPLLGAVQLSADADVLDIGAGNGALLTLLRERGAAGRLVGLDPRAGPDVQLGRAEALPFPDGHFGAVFMVRSLLHSADPGRALAEARRVLRPDGTLIVAVQGAAHLAAFWSRYGPPSPGADALTARQLAGWAFERLDTRLPVALSPQDAATLARTYALPPPGGRDTLTDHLHLAVFKHRK; this is translated from the coding sequence GTGGACGCTTTGGGCGAGCGCGACGCGCTGCTTTCGCGGCGGTGTGGGCAGCTCTGGCCGTACCAGCCGCTGCTCGGCGCTGTGCAGCTGTCGGCCGACGCCGACGTGCTCGATATCGGGGCCGGAAATGGGGCGCTGCTCACCCTGCTGAGGGAGCGGGGCGCCGCCGGCCGGCTGGTGGGCCTGGACCCTCGGGCGGGGCCGGACGTGCAGCTCGGCCGGGCCGAAGCGCTGCCGTTTCCCGACGGGCACTTCGGCGCCGTGTTTATGGTGCGGTCGCTGCTGCATTCGGCGGACCCTGGCCGGGCGCTGGCCGAGGCCCGGCGCGTGCTCCGGCCCGATGGAACGTTGATCGTGGCCGTGCAGGGCGCGGCCCATCTGGCGGCGTTCTGGTCGCGGTACGGCCCGCCATCTCCCGGTGCGGATGCCCTCACGGCCCGGCAACTGGCGGGCTGGGCCTTCGAGCGCCTCGACACTCGCCTGCCCGTCGCCCTGAGCCCTCAGGACGCCGCCACCCTCGCCCGCACCTACGCCCTGCCGCCCCCAGGCGGGCGAGACACGTTGACCGACCATCTGCACCTGGCGGTCTTCAAGCACCGGAAATGA